The following are encoded together in the Peromyscus maniculatus bairdii isolate BWxNUB_F1_BW_parent chromosome 22, HU_Pman_BW_mat_3.1, whole genome shotgun sequence genome:
- the Mknk2 gene encoding MAP kinase-interacting serine/threonine-protein kinase 2 isoform X2, which translates to MVQKRTAELQGFHRSFKGQNPFELAFSLDPAQHGDADFSPQCEVRPDMPSSQPIDIPDAKKRSRKKKRCRATDSFSGRFEDVYQLREDVLGEGAHARVQTCVNLITNQEYAVKIIEKQLDHIRSRVFREVEMLYQCQGHRNVLELIEFFEEEDRFYLVFEKMRGGIAHRDLKPENILCEHPNQVSPVKICDFDLGSGIKLNGDCSPISTPELLTPCGSAEYMAPEVVEAFSEEASIYDKRCDLWSLGVILYILLSGYPPFVGHCGSDCGWDRGEACPACQNMLFESIQEGKYEFPDKDWAHISFAAKDLISKLLVRDAKQRLSAAQVLQHPWVQGCAPENTLPTPLVLQRNSCAKDLTSFAAEAIAMNRQLAQCEEDAGQDQPVVIRATSRCLRLSPPSQSKLAQRRQRASLSGTPVVLVGDRA; encoded by the exons ATGGTGCAGAAGAGAACAGCCGAACTTCAGGGCTTCCACCGTTCGTTCAAG GGGCAGAATCCTTTTGAGCTGGCCTTCTCCTTGGACCCTGCCCAGCACGGGGACGCTGACTTCAGCCCACAGTGTGAGGTCCGGCCTG ACATGCCCTCCAGCCAGCCCATCGACATCCCGGATGCCAAGAAGAGGAGCCGGAAAAAGAAGCGCTGTCGGGCGACTGACAGCTTCTCGGGCAGGTTCGAAG ATGTCTACCAGCTGCGGGAGgatgtgctgggggaaggggccCATGCCCGAGTGCAGACCTGTGTCAATCTGATCACCAACCAGGAGTATGCTGTCAAG ATCATCGAGAAGCAGCTGGACCACATCCGCAGCAGGGTGTTCCGGGAGGTGGAGATGCTTTACCAGTGCCAGGGGCACAG GAATGTCCTAGAGCTGATCGAGTTCTTTGAGGAAGAGGACCGCTTCTACCTGGTGTTTGAGAAGATGCGAGGAG GCATCGCCCACAGGGACCTAAAGCCAGAGAACATTCTGTGTGAGCACCCCAACCAG GTCTCGCCGGTGAAGATCTGCGACTTTGACCTGGGCAGTGGCATCAAACTCAATGGCGACTGCTCTCCCATCTCCACGCCTGAGCTGCTCACCCCG TGTGGGTCAGCTGAGTACATGGCCCCAGAGGTGGTGGAAGCCTTCAGTGAGGAGGCCAGCATCTATGACAAGCGCTGCGACCTGTGGAGCCTGGGCGTCATCCTCTACATCCTGCTCAGCGGCTACCCGCCCTTCGTGGGCCACTGTGGCAGTGACTGTGGCTGGGATCGAGgagaggcctgcccagcctgCCAG aaCATGCTGTTTGAGAGCATCCAGGAGGGGAAGTATGAGTTCCCCGACAAGGACTGGGCCCATATCTCCTTCGCCGCCAAAGACCTCATCTCCAAGCTGCTGGTCCGAGACGCCAAGCAGAGGCTGAGCGCTGCCCAAGTCCTGCAGCACCCGTGGGTGCAGGGG TGCGCCCCGGAGAACACCCTACCAACACCCTTGGTTCTGCAGAG GAACAGCTGTGCCAAAGACCTCACATCCTTCGCGGCTGAGGCCATTGCCATGAACCGGCAGCTGGCCCAGTGTGAGGAGGACGCTGGGCAGGACCAGCCTGTGGTCATCCGCGCTACCTCACGCTGCCTGCGGCTGTCCCCGCCCTCCCAGTCCAAGCTGGCCCAGCGGCGCCAGAGGGCCAGCCTGTCCGGCACCCCCGTGGTCCTTGTGGGGGACCGTGCGTGA
- the Mob3a gene encoding MOB kinase activator 3A yields MSNPFLKQVFNKDKTFRPKRKFEPGTQRFELHKRAQASLNAGLDLRLAVQLPPGEDLNDWVAVHVVDFFNRVNLIYGTISDGCTEQSCPVMSGGPRYEYRWQDEQRFRKPTALSAPRYMDLLMDWIEVQINNEDIFPTNVGTPFPKNFLQAVRKILSRLFRVFVHVYIHHFDRIAQMGSEAHVNTCYKHFYYFVTEFSLIDPKELEPLKEMTSRMCH; encoded by the exons ATGTCAAACCCGTTCCTGAAGCAAGTCTTCAACAAGGACAAAACTTTCCGGCCCAAGCGCAAGTTCGAGCCCGGCACGCAGCGCTTCGAGCTCCACAAGCGCGCGCAGGCGTCCCTGAACGCGGGGCTGGACCTGCGGCTGGCGGTGCAGCTGCCCCCGGGCGAGGACCTCAACGACTGGGTGGCCGTGCACGTGGTGGACTTTTTCAACCGTGTCAACCTCATCTACGGCACCATCAGCGACGGCTGCACCGAGCAGTCGTGCCCGGTCATGTCCGGGGGCCCCAGGTACGAGTACCGCTGGCAGGACGAGCAGCGCTTCCGGAAGCCCACGGCGCTCTCCGCGCCCCGCTACATGGACCTGCTCATGGACTGGATCGAGGTGCAGATTAACAACGAGGATATCTTCCCCACCAACGTCG GCACACCGTTCCCCAAGAACTTCCTGCAGGCGGTGCGCAAGATCCTGTCGCGGCTGTTCCGCGTGTTTGTGCACGTGTACATCCATCACTTCGACCGCATCGCGCAGATGGGCTCCGAGGCGCACGTCAACACCTGCTACAAGCATTTCTACTACTTCGTCACCGAGTTCAGCCTCATCGACCCCAAGGAGCTGGAGCCCCTG AAGGAGATGACCTCACGGATGTGTCACTGA
- the Mknk2 gene encoding MAP kinase-interacting serine/threonine-protein kinase 2 isoform X1 — protein MVQKRTAELQGFHRSFKGQNPFELAFSLDPAQHGDADFSPQCEVRPDMPSSQPIDIPDAKKRSRKKKRCRATDSFSGRFEDVYQLREDVLGEGAHARVQTCVNLITNQEYAVKIIEKQLDHIRSRVFREVEMLYQCQGHRNVLELIEFFEEEDRFYLVFEKMRGGSILSHIHRRRHFNELEASVVVQDVASALDFLHNKGIAHRDLKPENILCEHPNQVSPVKICDFDLGSGIKLNGDCSPISTPELLTPCGSAEYMAPEVVEAFSEEASIYDKRCDLWSLGVILYILLSGYPPFVGHCGSDCGWDRGEACPACQNMLFESIQEGKYEFPDKDWAHISFAAKDLISKLLVRDAKQRLSAAQVLQHPWVQGCAPENTLPTPLVLQRNSCAKDLTSFAAEAIAMNRQLAQCEEDAGQDQPVVIRATSRCLRLSPPSQSKLAQRRQRASLSGTPVVLVGDRA, from the exons ATGGTGCAGAAGAGAACAGCCGAACTTCAGGGCTTCCACCGTTCGTTCAAG GGGCAGAATCCTTTTGAGCTGGCCTTCTCCTTGGACCCTGCCCAGCACGGGGACGCTGACTTCAGCCCACAGTGTGAGGTCCGGCCTG ACATGCCCTCCAGCCAGCCCATCGACATCCCGGATGCCAAGAAGAGGAGCCGGAAAAAGAAGCGCTGTCGGGCGACTGACAGCTTCTCGGGCAGGTTCGAAG ATGTCTACCAGCTGCGGGAGgatgtgctgggggaaggggccCATGCCCGAGTGCAGACCTGTGTCAATCTGATCACCAACCAGGAGTATGCTGTCAAG ATCATCGAGAAGCAGCTGGACCACATCCGCAGCAGGGTGTTCCGGGAGGTGGAGATGCTTTACCAGTGCCAGGGGCACAG GAATGTCCTAGAGCTGATCGAGTTCTTTGAGGAAGAGGACCGCTTCTACCTGGTGTTTGAGAAGATGCGAGGAG GGTCCATCCTGAGCCACATCCACAGAAGGCGCCACTTTAACGAGCTGGAGGCCAGCGTGGTGGTGCAGGACGTGGCCAGTGCCCTGGACTTCCTGCATAACAAAG GCATCGCCCACAGGGACCTAAAGCCAGAGAACATTCTGTGTGAGCACCCCAACCAG GTCTCGCCGGTGAAGATCTGCGACTTTGACCTGGGCAGTGGCATCAAACTCAATGGCGACTGCTCTCCCATCTCCACGCCTGAGCTGCTCACCCCG TGTGGGTCAGCTGAGTACATGGCCCCAGAGGTGGTGGAAGCCTTCAGTGAGGAGGCCAGCATCTATGACAAGCGCTGCGACCTGTGGAGCCTGGGCGTCATCCTCTACATCCTGCTCAGCGGCTACCCGCCCTTCGTGGGCCACTGTGGCAGTGACTGTGGCTGGGATCGAGgagaggcctgcccagcctgCCAG aaCATGCTGTTTGAGAGCATCCAGGAGGGGAAGTATGAGTTCCCCGACAAGGACTGGGCCCATATCTCCTTCGCCGCCAAAGACCTCATCTCCAAGCTGCTGGTCCGAGACGCCAAGCAGAGGCTGAGCGCTGCCCAAGTCCTGCAGCACCCGTGGGTGCAGGGG TGCGCCCCGGAGAACACCCTACCAACACCCTTGGTTCTGCAGAG GAACAGCTGTGCCAAAGACCTCACATCCTTCGCGGCTGAGGCCATTGCCATGAACCGGCAGCTGGCCCAGTGTGAGGAGGACGCTGGGCAGGACCAGCCTGTGGTCATCCGCGCTACCTCACGCTGCCTGCGGCTGTCCCCGCCCTCCCAGTCCAAGCTGGCCCAGCGGCGCCAGAGGGCCAGCCTGTCCGGCACCCCCGTGGTCCTTGTGGGGGACCGTGCGTGA